The segment GACTTCACACCGGTTGCGGATGCGCGTCTTGGAAGAGTTGCGCGGCAACTCAGCCAGTTTCAGACGAGCTTTGAACCGCTCTTCCAGGGGAAGCGATTCATCCTTCGCCGCCGCCTTCAGCTCAGCGCGCTTGGCAGCGTACTTCGCCACCAGCTTCCGACGCCGCTCGTTCTTCTGGACTGCGCTTTTCTTCGCCATTGCTTTTTGCCTCGTCGCAAAAGTCTGTATCAGGCCCGGAACGGGAAATTGAACGCACGCAGCAGAGCCCGCGCTTCATCGTCCGTATTCGCCGTCGTGCAGACCACGATATCCATGCCCCAGATCTGATCGACCTTGTCGTAGTTGATCTCCGGGAACACGATATGTTCCTTGATTCCAAGCGCGTAGTTGCCGCGCCCGTCGAAACTCTTCGGGTTCAGGCCGCGGAAGTCGCGAACACGCGGCAGCGCGATCG is part of the Hyphomicrobiales bacterium genome and harbors:
- a CDS encoding 30S ribosomal protein S14, encoding MAKKSAVQKNERRRKLVAKYAAKRAELKAAAKDESLPLEERFKARLKLAELPRNSSKTRIRNRCEVSGRPRGFYRKLKMSRVALRELGGHGLIPGMVKSSW